The Corynebacterium tuberculostearicum genome window below encodes:
- a CDS encoding alpha-(1->6)-mannopyranosyltransferase A, translating to MAKTYSFPIPRALPLGLSASCILLLASFSGGATRNRGGLLEALNIGFLSYGHGRNLGLALYWVGIFLLAAAWVLAGRTIIRPQLKNPLPEGGLRDIQRILIAWVAPLLLAGPLASRDVYSYLMQGAMVRDGFDPYTEGAAVNPGPFLLEVSQDWRNTTTPYGPLHLWIGELVTSLVGDNVTAGVVIYKVLSLLGFIAIAWSIPRIARKLGADPAVALWLGVANPVIIVHLIGGMHNESLMVGLVSIGLLAALHKRFHAALILVGTAVAMKATAVIAAPFIVWMMLHHYAPKGSSKWRQLAVFVLSGIAAVAEIIAAVALITWVSGTSWGWLSQVSGNSKVINPLAGPTLATDIIFPAVQIFMPDASYNAILAVLRSIAMACMLIGLVAVWWLCRKDNRDAIMGTAAAYQVAFVFNAVTLPWYYASIFTLMGTFRPPLWLIKFTTGVALFIGVSFSGDGNHQLYNWFWVIGMIVVAWFATQWIFEGVPKKRQPARGE from the coding sequence GTGGCAAAGACGTACTCTTTTCCTATTCCGCGTGCGCTGCCGCTAGGGCTATCTGCCTCCTGCATTTTGCTGCTCGCGTCCTTCTCTGGCGGCGCCACCCGCAACCGTGGAGGACTCCTCGAAGCCTTAAATATCGGCTTCTTGTCCTATGGGCATGGGCGCAATCTCGGCCTCGCGCTGTACTGGGTGGGTATTTTCCTCTTAGCCGCAGCGTGGGTGCTTGCTGGGCGCACCATCATTCGCCCACAGCTCAAAAATCCTCTCCCCGAGGGCGGCTTGCGCGACATCCAGCGCATCCTCATCGCCTGGGTAGCTCCCCTTTTATTAGCCGGGCCATTGGCCTCACGCGATGTGTATTCCTACCTCATGCAAGGTGCTATGGTTCGCGATGGCTTCGACCCGTATACCGAAGGTGCCGCCGTTAACCCCGGACCCTTCCTCCTTGAGGTATCACAAGATTGGCGCAATACCACCACACCTTATGGTCCCCTTCACCTGTGGATAGGAGAACTGGTCACCAGCCTGGTAGGAGATAACGTCACTGCAGGCGTGGTGATCTATAAGGTTCTTTCTCTGCTCGGGTTTATTGCCATCGCCTGGTCAATCCCCCGCATCGCCCGCAAACTCGGCGCGGATCCTGCGGTAGCACTGTGGCTTGGTGTAGCTAATCCAGTTATTATCGTGCACCTTATCGGCGGCATGCATAATGAGTCACTCATGGTGGGGCTCGTGTCTATCGGCCTGCTAGCGGCATTGCATAAGCGCTTCCACGCCGCCCTCATCCTCGTGGGCACGGCCGTGGCTATGAAGGCAACTGCGGTTATTGCGGCACCGTTTATCGTATGGATGATGCTCCACCACTACGCTCCCAAGGGCTCCAGTAAGTGGCGACAACTTGCTGTCTTTGTGCTATCTGGCATCGCCGCAGTGGCAGAAATCATCGCCGCAGTAGCCCTCATCACGTGGGTTTCCGGCACGTCATGGGGCTGGCTATCGCAGGTAAGCGGCAATTCCAAGGTGATTAACCCGCTAGCCGGCCCCACCTTGGCCACCGATATTATCTTCCCAGCGGTACAAATATTTATGCCGGATGCGTCCTATAACGCCATCCTGGCCGTCCTGCGCAGCATCGCCATGGCCTGCATGCTCATTGGGCTGGTGGCGGTGTGGTGGCTTTGCCGCAAGGACAACCGTGACGCCATTATGGGCACCGCGGCCGCGTACCAAGTTGCCTTTGTTTTCAACGCCGTGACCCTACCGTGGTACTACGCCTCTATCTTTACCCTGATGGGCACCTTCCGGCCGCCGCTCTGGCTCATCAAATTCACCACCGGCGTGGCCCTGTTTATTGGCGTCTCTTTCTCCGGCGATGGCAATCACCAGCTCTACAACTGGTTCTGGGTGATCGGCATGATTGTGGTGGCGTGGTTTGCCACCCAGTGGATCTTTGAAGGCGTGCCTAAAAAGCGGCAGCCTGCGCGCGGCGAATAA
- the rsmH gene encoding 16S rRNA (cytosine(1402)-N(4))-methyltransferase RsmH — protein MATKDLNYDVAENHGHVPVMRERMADLLRPQVEAAGDKAVLVDATLGAGGHTRYFLESFPEARVIGVDRDKQALRNASERLAPYGDRFVGVNARFDELGSAIAEGDGDIFDSARTVGIAGALFDLGVSSMQLDQADRGFAYKADAPLDMRMDPSQGITAADVLNTYSHGDLARVLKTYGDERFAGKIASAVLKERDKEPFENSARLVELLYDVIPAATRRTGGHPAKRTFQALRVEVNRELEAIENVLPVITQALSEGGRAVFMSYQSLEDRIVKAAFKELTTSKTPAGLPMDLPGTAPKFKIVTRGAEKASEEEVAENSRAASVRVRAIERLEGMPEFLPPGGRQ, from the coding sequence ATGGCTACCAAAGACCTAAATTATGATGTGGCCGAAAACCACGGCCACGTGCCGGTCATGCGCGAGCGCATGGCCGATCTCCTGCGCCCCCAGGTAGAAGCGGCGGGGGATAAGGCAGTGCTTGTCGACGCCACCCTGGGCGCCGGTGGCCACACTCGCTACTTCCTGGAATCTTTCCCCGAGGCTCGAGTCATAGGCGTTGACCGCGATAAGCAGGCGCTACGCAATGCATCCGAACGTCTTGCGCCCTATGGCGATCGCTTTGTCGGCGTTAATGCACGATTCGATGAGCTGGGCAGCGCCATCGCGGAAGGCGACGGCGACATCTTTGATTCGGCCCGCACCGTAGGCATTGCCGGCGCCCTTTTTGACCTTGGTGTTTCCTCCATGCAGCTAGACCAGGCTGACCGCGGATTCGCTTATAAGGCGGATGCACCGCTGGATATGCGCATGGACCCTTCGCAGGGGATTACTGCGGCGGATGTGCTTAATACCTATTCGCACGGTGACTTGGCTCGCGTCCTCAAAACCTATGGTGATGAGCGTTTCGCGGGAAAAATTGCCTCTGCCGTGTTGAAAGAGCGCGACAAGGAGCCTTTCGAGAACTCCGCGCGGCTCGTTGAGCTGCTTTATGATGTCATTCCCGCTGCGACCCGCCGTACCGGAGGGCACCCCGCCAAGCGCACCTTCCAAGCGCTGCGGGTTGAGGTCAATCGCGAGTTGGAAGCTATCGAAAATGTCCTGCCGGTCATAACCCAGGCGCTTTCAGAAGGCGGCCGTGCCGTATTCATGAGCTACCAATCTTTGGAAGACCGCATCGTTAAAGCAGCCTTCAAAGAACTGACCACTTCCAAGACGCCGGCTGGGCTGCCGATGGATCTGCCAGGCACCGCGCCGAAGTTCAAGATCGTTACGCGCGGGGCGGAAAAGGCCTCTGAAGAGGAGGTCGCGGAAAATTCGCGAGCCGCGTCGGTGCGTGTTCGTGCCATCGAAAGACTCGAGGGAATGCCAGAATTTCTACCGCCGGGAGGCAGGCAATGA
- a CDS encoding Rv2175c family DNA-binding protein, translating to MADHLARVKVENVTNQEKSLDSLLANEELLSMQQVAEKLDLPITRAYDLLQDRKFIAWDSPEGKRVPLAFFNDKGVIAKHVTAAITVLTDGGYKDDEIFKHLFTEDDSLPGRPIDALHGHLAREVIRRAQAAAF from the coding sequence ATGGCCGATCATCTAGCCCGCGTTAAAGTAGAAAACGTGACTAACCAAGAAAAATCCCTCGATTCCTTGCTCGCTAACGAAGAACTACTCAGCATGCAGCAGGTGGCAGAAAAGCTAGACCTACCCATCACGCGCGCTTATGACCTGCTCCAGGACCGAAAGTTCATTGCCTGGGATTCCCCAGAAGGAAAGCGCGTACCTCTGGCCTTCTTCAACGACAAGGGTGTGATTGCCAAGCATGTAACTGCCGCAATTACCGTGTTGACAGACGGCGGCTATAAGGACGACGAAATCTTCAAGCATCTCTTTACCGAGGATGACTCGCTGCCGGGCCGCCCGATCGATGCCCTGCACGGTCACCTTGCCCGCGAGGTTATTCGCCGCGCGCAGGCTGCCGCTTTTTAG
- a CDS encoding UDP-N-acetylmuramoyl-L-alanyl-D-glutamate--2,6-diaminopimelate ligase, with protein sequence MTVSLDTLAQLSGGRVIGDASVEVSACGLDSSRLPEGALFAALPGTRVHGAQFARDTKAAAVLTDAAGLDLLTEAQETRPILVVEDIRAVLGPISAEIYGHPTRDLTVIGVTGTSGKTTTSYLLEAGLLHAGHSVGLIGTTGTRINRTPVPTSLTTPEAPTLQELFARMKNEGVTHVVMEVSSHALELGRVRGTRFAVGGFTNLSQDHLDFHPTMEDYFQAKAKLFAGEQAAERAVLCIDDEWGERMRGVAKSAGHEVTTVDTQGAAATISARQTATEATGAQEVALDYDGANFTFRLPLPGEFNIANACLALGMATAVGEDPAEFLSGVEKVAVPGRMERIDRGQDFVAVVDYAHKPAAIAAVLDTLRGQLEGTTGRVGIVVGAGGDRDSSKRPIMGAAAASRADLTVVTDDNPRSEDPATIRAAVMAGARDAAPEGDIREVGSRARAIDEVVDWAEPGDAVIVVGKGHEVGQLVNGKTLHFDDREEMARAIEEKLAGTPHRDTLGDAKE encoded by the coding sequence ATGACCGTTTCTTTGGATACTCTCGCCCAGCTTTCTGGCGGGCGCGTCATTGGTGATGCCTCCGTGGAGGTCTCCGCGTGCGGGCTGGATTCTTCCCGTTTGCCGGAAGGCGCGCTCTTTGCCGCCCTGCCGGGCACGCGCGTACACGGCGCGCAGTTCGCTCGCGATACCAAGGCTGCAGCTGTGCTTACCGACGCCGCCGGACTCGACCTGCTTACCGAGGCCCAAGAGACCCGCCCCATCTTGGTGGTAGAGGATATTCGTGCCGTGCTCGGTCCAATCTCCGCCGAGATTTATGGCCACCCCACCCGAGACTTGACGGTTATCGGCGTTACCGGCACCTCCGGCAAAACCACCACCAGCTACCTGCTGGAGGCCGGCCTGCTCCACGCCGGGCATTCCGTGGGCCTTATCGGAACCACCGGTACCCGTATCAACCGCACGCCGGTTCCCACCTCACTCACTACGCCTGAGGCGCCGACCCTGCAAGAGCTTTTCGCGCGCATGAAGAACGAGGGCGTTACCCACGTGGTGATGGAAGTGTCCTCGCATGCGCTGGAGCTGGGACGCGTGCGCGGAACTCGGTTTGCGGTAGGCGGGTTTACGAACCTGAGCCAGGACCACCTCGATTTTCACCCCACAATGGAGGACTACTTCCAGGCCAAGGCGAAGCTTTTTGCTGGGGAACAGGCGGCCGAGCGAGCCGTCCTCTGCATCGATGATGAGTGGGGCGAGCGCATGCGCGGCGTCGCCAAGAGCGCGGGCCACGAAGTGACTACGGTGGACACCCAGGGCGCTGCGGCCACGATCAGCGCGCGCCAAACCGCCACCGAGGCCACCGGTGCCCAAGAGGTAGCCCTGGACTATGACGGCGCCAATTTCACCTTCCGGCTGCCGCTACCTGGCGAGTTCAATATCGCCAATGCGTGCTTGGCACTCGGCATGGCCACCGCGGTAGGAGAGGACCCAGCGGAGTTCCTATCGGGAGTGGAGAAGGTCGCAGTCCCTGGCCGCATGGAGCGCATCGACCGCGGCCAAGACTTTGTGGCCGTAGTGGACTACGCGCATAAGCCCGCGGCCATCGCCGCGGTGCTCGACACCCTGCGTGGTCAGCTGGAGGGAACCACAGGTCGCGTCGGCATTGTCGTCGGCGCCGGCGGAGACCGCGATAGCTCTAAGCGGCCCATCATGGGCGCAGCCGCAGCCAGCCGCGCAGACCTTACCGTGGTGACCGATGACAACCCGCGCTCCGAGGACCCTGCCACCATTCGCGCGGCGGTGATGGCGGGTGCACGTGACGCCGCCCCAGAAGGCGATATCCGCGAGGTAGGCTCCCGTGCCCGTGCCATTGATGAGGTCGTCGATTGGGCCGAGCCGGGCGATGCCGTCATCGTCGTGGGCAAGGGCCACGAGGTGGGACAGCTCGTGAACGGAAAGACCTTGCATTTTGATGACCGCGAGGAAATGGCCCGCGCCATCGAGGAAAAGCTGGCCGGAACCCCGCACCGCGATACCCTTGGGGATGCGAAGGAGTAG
- a CDS encoding DUF3040 domain-containing protein, translating into MSLSEQEQRTLREIEESLLADDPKFGASVSEPTSFGGSGGAVTLRGVALVVVGLCMLIGGVALAQQSLWFIVLSIAGFLVMFAAGVWMLRGDGSGHSAQGHYSSARAKKSASRSGGVSGKLEENFRRRFEER; encoded by the coding sequence GTGTCTCTTTCCGAGCAGGAGCAGCGCACGCTCCGTGAAATTGAGGAATCGTTACTTGCTGACGATCCTAAGTTTGGCGCTTCCGTTTCTGAGCCTACGTCGTTCGGCGGATCTGGCGGTGCGGTAACCCTCCGAGGCGTAGCGCTCGTCGTCGTTGGCCTTTGCATGCTTATCGGCGGTGTTGCTCTCGCCCAGCAAAGCCTGTGGTTTATCGTGCTTTCTATCGCGGGCTTTTTGGTGATGTTTGCCGCCGGTGTGTGGATGCTGCGCGGAGATGGATCTGGGCATTCTGCCCAGGGCCATTATTCGAGCGCTCGTGCAAAGAAGTCCGCGTCCCGCAGTGGTGGAGTCAGCGGCAAGTTGGAGGAAAACTTCCGTCGCCGCTTTGAGGAGCGTTAG
- the mraZ gene encoding division/cell wall cluster transcriptional repressor MraZ: protein MFLGTYTPKLDDKGRLTLPAKFRDELAGGLMVTKGQDHSLAVYPREEFAARARKAAAVSRTNPEARAFIRNLAASADEQRPDGHGRITLSAGHREYANLSKECVVVGSVDFLEIWDAAAWAEYQSQTEDAYSAADADDVLAGLL, encoded by the coding sequence ATGTTTCTCGGAACCTACACTCCGAAGCTCGATGACAAGGGACGTCTTACGCTTCCGGCAAAGTTTCGCGATGAACTCGCGGGTGGCCTCATGGTCACCAAGGGGCAGGACCACTCGCTGGCCGTGTACCCGCGGGAGGAATTTGCGGCACGTGCGCGGAAGGCTGCGGCGGTTTCTCGAACCAACCCAGAAGCACGAGCTTTCATTCGTAACTTGGCAGCAAGTGCGGACGAACAGCGGCCGGATGGGCATGGGCGCATTACGTTGTCCGCGGGGCATCGGGAATATGCCAACTTGTCCAAGGAGTGCGTTGTGGTTGGCTCTGTGGACTTTCTCGAAATTTGGGACGCAGCCGCGTGGGCTGAGTACCAGTCGCAAACTGAAGATGCTTATTCGGCAGCAGATGCCGATGACGTGCTGGCGGGCTTGCTCTAA
- a CDS encoding protein kinase domain-containing protein, producing the protein MTRLEIGDVLENRYRIDRPIARGGMSTVYRCVDMRLGRAVAAKVMDERYSDDPVFIKRFSREARAMARLQHPNLVAIHDFSAEGEPIYLIMELIDGGTLRELLAEGGPFPVQAATSTLRNVLRGLEEVHSTGLIHRDIKPDNVLITSHHRVKVGDFGLVRATNAEATSDMIVGTVSYLAPEQVTGEEITPASDVYSAGIVLFELLTGTVPFSGDTPLAHATARLDSDVPAPSSRISGVPKLVDALVATATARDPRERFADAGEFLEALDDVCRELDLPDVTIPVPRNAAAARTAQAPTDFSGTGATEIFEPTRSIPQGETEHLDGGPTEVIPPQRLSFETKLDLPQAGAAPEPEPQPLSQPQAQPYSASEPPLEPFAPAAASAPAPVPAPVPEQPVQSAHEEPAERPLTNRNPLSLVLYLVVVAIAVGAVAIGGWWFGSSLYGMTPNLWI; encoded by the coding sequence ATGACTAGGTTGGAAATTGGTGACGTTCTGGAGAATCGTTACCGGATCGATCGCCCCATTGCCCGCGGTGGCATGTCTACCGTCTATCGCTGCGTGGACATGCGGCTGGGGCGAGCGGTCGCGGCCAAGGTCATGGACGAGCGCTATTCCGATGACCCGGTCTTTATCAAGCGTTTTTCTCGCGAGGCTCGCGCCATGGCCCGCTTGCAGCATCCCAATCTCGTGGCTATTCACGATTTTTCCGCCGAAGGCGAGCCCATTTATCTCATCATGGAGCTCATCGACGGCGGTACGCTACGCGAGCTACTGGCCGAGGGCGGCCCCTTTCCGGTGCAGGCGGCCACCTCTACCCTTCGCAATGTTTTGCGCGGCTTGGAGGAAGTGCACTCCACTGGCCTTATCCACCGCGATATTAAGCCCGATAATGTGCTTATTACCTCGCACCACCGGGTAAAGGTGGGCGATTTTGGGCTGGTGCGTGCCACCAATGCCGAGGCTACCTCGGACATGATCGTGGGCACCGTGTCCTATCTCGCGCCGGAGCAGGTCACGGGCGAAGAAATTACGCCGGCCTCGGATGTCTATTCAGCCGGCATCGTCCTCTTCGAGCTGCTTACCGGCACCGTTCCATTCTCGGGGGATACTCCCCTAGCGCATGCCACGGCCCGCTTGGATTCTGACGTCCCCGCGCCGTCCTCGCGGATTTCTGGGGTGCCCAAGCTTGTCGACGCCCTCGTGGCCACCGCCACCGCCCGCGATCCCCGCGAGCGCTTCGCCGACGCCGGAGAATTCCTCGAGGCGCTCGATGATGTCTGCCGGGAGCTCGATCTTCCGGACGTGACCATCCCCGTGCCAAGGAACGCTGCCGCGGCGCGCACGGCACAAGCACCCACGGATTTTTCTGGCACTGGGGCCACGGAAATTTTCGAACCCACCCGCAGCATTCCTCAGGGCGAAACGGAGCATCTCGACGGCGGCCCGACTGAAGTCATCCCGCCGCAGCGCCTTAGCTTTGAGACGAAACTGGATTTGCCACAGGCCGGGGCCGCTCCTGAACCGGAGCCGCAACCATTGTCACAACCCCAGGCACAGCCGTATTCCGCGTCCGAGCCCCCACTCGAACCATTTGCGCCGGCAGCTGCCTCTGCGCCTGCGCCGGTACCTGCTCCTGTCCCCGAGCAACCGGTCCAAAGCGCACATGAAGAACCCGCCGAGCGTCCGCTGACCAACCGCAATCCGCTGTCACTAGTGCTGTACTTAGTAGTGGTCGCGATTGCGGTGGGCGCGGTGGCTATCGGCGGGTGGTGGTTCGGCTCCTCGCTCTACGGCATGACGCCGAACCTGTGGATTTAG
- a CDS encoding GNAT family N-acetyltransferase gives MSFEIRRLTPPEFSLLAPQLVEIYIEAMHYNPAILHSRISSWRNDVTRPGFSAQIATHDNGIVGVAYGFLGSPDSWWDAELRRGLLLQGGPTEEQWDIVRNYFELAEIHVLPQYQGHGLGRKLLEGLLWNAPARYALLSTPEVPNEDNGAFRLYRAAGFFDVLRDHLYPADARPFAILGASLPL, from the coding sequence GTGAGCTTTGAAATTCGCCGCCTAACCCCGCCGGAATTCTCCCTGCTAGCCCCGCAACTGGTGGAAATCTACATCGAGGCAATGCACTACAACCCCGCGATCTTGCATAGTCGCATTTCAAGCTGGCGAAATGACGTGACCCGCCCCGGATTCAGCGCGCAGATTGCCACCCATGACAATGGCATCGTCGGCGTGGCCTATGGGTTCTTAGGTTCCCCAGATAGCTGGTGGGACGCTGAGCTTCGCCGGGGGCTCCTACTACAAGGCGGGCCCACCGAAGAACAGTGGGACATTGTGCGCAACTACTTTGAGTTGGCAGAGATCCACGTCTTGCCGCAGTACCAGGGGCACGGCCTAGGCAGAAAACTTTTAGAGGGATTGCTATGGAATGCTCCGGCGCGCTACGCACTGTTGTCCACACCCGAGGTGCCGAACGAGGATAACGGTGCCTTCCGCCTCTATAGAGCCGCCGGCTTCTTCGATGTCCTCCGTGATCATCTCTACCCCGCCGATGCCCGCCCCTTTGCCATATTGGGCGCGAGCCTGCCGCTGTAA
- a CDS encoding polyprenyl synthetase family protein, with protein sequence MQNIPELAEIPGAVREELATFLDQRRGQVAEIGAPVTKAVSFLESFVLDGGKRVRPTYAWAGYLAAGRGEEEPAAMLRAAASLEFIQACALIHDDIIDASNTRRGNPTVHRGVEKLHRESEYLGDPEFFGTSVAILVGDLALVYAEDMFQDSGLSAAALHRARSPWRGMRTEVIGGQLLDISLEAAGSESVELANSVNRYKTAAYTIERPLHLGAAIAGASEELIAAFRGYGHDIGIAYQLRDDQLGVFGDPAVTGKPAGDDLREGKRTELLALALQRADESDPQAAATLRKLIGHTSDPQELSRLAQIIADSGAPEEIERRIDSLTQSGLQHLHAAKVEPTVTETLEQLAIKATARRK encoded by the coding sequence ATGCAGAATATTCCTGAGCTTGCGGAAATCCCCGGTGCGGTGCGCGAGGAACTCGCCACATTCCTTGATCAACGCCGAGGGCAGGTGGCGGAAATTGGTGCCCCGGTAACCAAGGCCGTGAGCTTTTTGGAATCCTTCGTACTTGACGGCGGCAAGCGAGTGCGCCCTACCTATGCTTGGGCGGGCTACCTTGCTGCAGGTCGAGGAGAAGAAGAACCCGCGGCTATGCTCCGCGCGGCCGCCTCTTTGGAATTTATCCAAGCCTGCGCTCTTATCCACGATGACATTATCGATGCTTCAAATACCCGTCGCGGCAATCCTACGGTGCACCGGGGCGTCGAAAAGCTGCACCGCGAATCGGAATACTTGGGGGATCCAGAGTTCTTCGGCACCTCCGTGGCAATCTTGGTGGGTGATTTAGCGCTTGTGTATGCAGAAGACATGTTCCAAGATTCCGGCCTGAGTGCGGCCGCTTTGCACCGTGCCCGCAGCCCGTGGCGCGGCATGCGCACTGAGGTTATCGGTGGACAGCTCTTGGACATCTCTTTGGAGGCGGCAGGGTCCGAATCAGTAGAGCTTGCCAATTCCGTCAACCGCTATAAGACGGCCGCTTATACCATTGAACGCCCGCTGCACTTGGGCGCCGCCATCGCCGGTGCGAGCGAGGAACTTATCGCAGCCTTCCGCGGCTATGGGCACGATATAGGCATTGCCTACCAGTTGCGCGACGATCAGCTGGGTGTTTTTGGCGATCCCGCGGTGACCGGCAAACCTGCCGGTGATGATCTGCGCGAAGGAAAGCGAACCGAACTTTTAGCGCTAGCGCTCCAGCGCGCGGATGAGTCCGATCCACAAGCTGCTGCTACCCTGCGCAAGCTCATTGGCCACACCTCAGATCCCCAGGAGCTATCGCGCCTGGCCCAGATCATCGCTGATTCGGGCGCACCAGAAGAGATTGAGCGCCGCATCGATTCCCTAACGCAATCAGGCCTGCAGCACCTGCACGCCGCGAAGGTGGAGCCCACAGTCACCGAAACCCTAGAGCAGTTGGCCATCAAGGCTACTGCTCGCCGCAAGTAG
- a CDS encoding SAV_6107 family HEPN domain-containing protein, with product MAQIISATRTRSLGREGGKRARFLFQARELLDAARGYAAEGRFDQALEVAYQSALRTAGARVAVSVVARRRRLPSSAWDRLALVGVEDKRWAESFKGYSRTRARVSSGLDEAPSEEYVYGLMQHAAQFLDESEAGTTFGSFAA from the coding sequence ATGGCACAGATTATTTCGGCAACGCGTACCCGTTCTCTTGGGCGAGAAGGTGGCAAGCGGGCACGGTTCCTCTTTCAGGCACGAGAATTATTAGACGCCGCGCGAGGTTATGCGGCTGAGGGGCGATTCGATCAAGCTTTAGAGGTGGCGTACCAATCGGCTCTACGTACTGCTGGCGCACGAGTCGCTGTATCTGTAGTGGCTCGGCGCCGCCGCCTTCCCTCCAGTGCATGGGATCGGTTAGCGCTCGTCGGTGTGGAAGACAAGCGGTGGGCTGAATCCTTTAAGGGGTATTCGCGGACTCGTGCGCGCGTGTCTTCGGGGCTGGATGAAGCGCCGAGCGAGGAATATGTTTATGGCCTCATGCAGCATGCCGCACAATTTTTGGATGAAAGTGAGGCAGGGACTACTTTCGGCTCTTTTGCTGCGTAG
- a CDS encoding peptidoglycan D,D-transpeptidase FtsI family protein codes for MMRKRLRIIVSVVLVAMVVLAGRLAWVQLVWGPDLSAKAVTQRERVYIEPARRGEILDRDGQRLAYTMKSRSLTVSPTRLRDELKDKAEIEAQNDGSTEGMDDKKLDSFLTKKMEETLKDMSEGIPKLIEDSGASTSKVDKDDIFNKLKADTQYEVLVRNVDPDVAVEIANKYHGVAADRQDIRQYPNGAIGENVVGKVSMDGHGQFGFEAARDTELTGIDGQSTEDVSADGQVIPGTLRDVVDTVDGRDVTLTLDLDLQTYVQQKLEKAKANSKASGAEAVVLDAATGQVLAMANTDTVDPNKNVEDQLDEGKDFENRSVSHPYEPGSVAKVVTAAAALQEGVTTPDEVHQVPGSIDMAGVTVNDAWEHGTEPYTTTGIFGKSSNVGTLMIADKLGQEKYAEYLKKFGLGNTTGIELPNESAGSVPDLEQWSGGTFANLPIGQGQSWTTLQMASVYQALANGGERIEPRIIDSVKGPDGKDEKLEEPEKNQVVSPETAKTTVDMFRAVFQDDDAGLQNGTAGNAQLKGYQLSGKTGTAQKVDPNTGAYSNSAYWITFAGVAPADDPRFVVAVMVDEPKSGVEGNGGGGQSAAPIFRDIASWLLNRDNIPTSKPAPRLTLRAQ; via the coding sequence ATGATGCGCAAACGCCTGCGCATCATCGTATCCGTGGTGCTCGTGGCGATGGTCGTCCTCGCTGGGCGCTTGGCGTGGGTGCAGCTTGTGTGGGGCCCAGACCTTTCCGCCAAGGCCGTAACGCAGCGCGAGCGCGTCTATATTGAGCCGGCCCGTAGGGGAGAGATCTTAGACCGTGATGGCCAGCGCCTCGCCTACACGATGAAGTCTCGTTCCTTGACTGTCTCGCCGACCCGACTTCGCGATGAGCTAAAGGACAAGGCCGAGATCGAGGCCCAAAACGATGGCTCGACCGAGGGCATGGATGATAAGAAGCTGGATAGCTTCCTCACCAAGAAGATGGAGGAGACCCTCAAGGACATGTCTGAGGGAATCCCGAAGTTGATTGAGGATTCCGGCGCTTCGACCTCCAAGGTGGATAAGGACGATATCTTCAATAAGCTCAAAGCCGATACCCAGTATGAGGTACTGGTGCGCAACGTCGACCCGGACGTTGCCGTAGAGATCGCCAATAAGTACCACGGAGTGGCAGCGGACCGCCAAGACATTCGCCAGTACCCCAACGGCGCCATTGGTGAAAACGTTGTGGGCAAGGTGTCGATGGACGGCCATGGCCAGTTCGGTTTCGAGGCCGCGCGCGATACGGAGCTTACTGGCATTGACGGCCAGTCCACCGAGGACGTCTCCGCAGATGGCCAGGTGATTCCAGGCACTCTGCGTGACGTCGTGGATACCGTTGATGGTCGCGACGTCACCCTCACTTTGGATCTGGACCTGCAGACCTACGTTCAGCAGAAGCTGGAAAAGGCCAAGGCCAACTCCAAGGCTTCTGGTGCGGAAGCAGTAGTTCTCGATGCTGCCACCGGCCAGGTGCTTGCCATGGCCAATACCGATACCGTGGATCCCAATAAGAATGTTGAGGATCAGCTTGATGAGGGTAAGGACTTTGAAAACCGCAGCGTTTCCCATCCTTATGAGCCGGGTTCTGTAGCCAAGGTGGTTACCGCGGCTGCTGCACTGCAGGAGGGCGTGACCACCCCGGATGAGGTGCACCAGGTCCCCGGTTCCATCGATATGGCGGGCGTGACGGTCAATGATGCCTGGGAACACGGCACCGAGCCGTATACCACCACCGGCATCTTTGGTAAGTCCTCCAACGTCGGTACCTTGATGATCGCCGATAAGTTGGGCCAAGAAAAGTACGCCGAGTACCTCAAGAAGTTTGGGTTGGGCAATACCACCGGTATTGAGCTGCCGAACGAATCGGCCGGCAGCGTCCCAGACTTGGAGCAATGGTCCGGCGGCACCTTCGCTAACCTGCCTATTGGCCAGGGCCAGTCGTGGACCACCTTGCAGATGGCCAGCGTGTACCAAGCGTTGGCCAATGGTGGCGAGCGTATCGAGCCGCGCATCATTGACTCGGTCAAGGGCCCAGACGGCAAGGACGAAAAGCTAGAGGAACCGGAAAAGAACCAGGTGGTTAGCCCGGAGACTGCCAAGACTACGGTGGACATGTTCCGTGCCGTCTTCCAAGACGATGATGCCGGCCTGCAAAACGGTACGGCCGGCAATGCGCAGCTTAAGGGCTATCAGCTTTCCGGCAAGACCGGTACGGCCCAGAAGGTGGACCCAAATACCGGGGCGTATTCGAATTCCGCCTATTGGATCACCTTTGCCGGCGTCGCACCCGCCGATGATCCGCGCTTCGTTGTTGCGGTCATGGTGGATGAGCCTAAGTCCGGCGTGGAGGGCAATGGAGGCGGCGGCCAGTCGGCGGCACCTATCTTCCGCGATATCGCCTCGTGGCTACTTAATCGTGACAATATTCCGACTTCGAAACCAGCACCGCGGCTGACCCTGCGGGCACAATAG